In Curtobacterium sp. MCPF17_002, one genomic interval encodes:
- a CDS encoding PadR family transcriptional regulator, which yields MASLTPLAFAALDLLNEAPMHPYEMFQTMVHRQEERNVKVRPGTLYHQVGRLAELGLAEVVGTDRDGNRPERTTYTITDTGRAALAEGLRRMVAEPADEYPEFHLALSVLENLPRDEAVDAVRARIVALEQERDEYDDAIARVREKELSDRFWLDVSYVRAMLGAQIEWLRATVDRIARGDIPWDGPAVPQQTPTNSKETTR from the coding sequence ATGGCGTCGCTCACGCCCCTCGCGTTCGCCGCGCTCGACCTCCTCAACGAGGCCCCGATGCACCCGTACGAGATGTTCCAGACGATGGTCCACCGCCAGGAGGAACGGAACGTCAAGGTGCGGCCCGGCACCCTGTACCACCAGGTCGGCCGGCTGGCCGAGCTCGGCCTGGCCGAGGTCGTCGGCACCGACCGCGACGGCAACCGCCCGGAACGGACGACCTACACGATCACCGACACCGGACGCGCGGCGCTCGCCGAGGGCCTGCGCCGCATGGTGGCCGAACCCGCGGACGAGTACCCGGAGTTCCACCTGGCGCTGTCCGTGCTCGAGAACCTCCCGAGGGACGAGGCGGTCGATGCCGTCCGGGCCCGGATCGTCGCGCTCGAACAGGAGCGCGACGAGTACGACGACGCGATCGCCCGCGTGCGCGAGAAGGAGCTGTCCGACCGCTTCTGGCTCGACGTGTCGTACGTGCGTGCGATGCTCGGCGCACAGATCGAGTGGCTCCGCGCCACGGTCGACCGCATCGCGCGTGGCGACATCCCCTGGGACGGCCCGGCCGTCCCGCAGCAGACCCCCACGAACAGCAAGGAAACCACTCGATGA
- a CDS encoding DHA2 family efflux MFS transporter permease subunit produces MTTVTPPRTTDKKPWPALWALVVGFFMILVDSTIVSVATPTIAQKLDADINAVIWVTSAYLLAYAVPLLITGRLGDRFGPKVLYQTGLVVFTLASLWCGLSGSIEMLIVARVVQGLGAAMMTPQTMSVITRMFPPQNRGAAMGLWGATAGVASLVGPILGGLLVDGFGWEWIFIVNVPVGVVAFILAQRFVPKFERHGHRFDYLGIVLSAAGLFLLVFGIQEGETYDWGTITGPITVWSLIIAGIVVLVAFVVWQGVQKGEPLLPLGLFKDRNFTLANIAITAVGVAISSFALPIMLWAQDVEKFSPTGAALLLVPQAVISAGLAPFIGKKLTVWNPRWVASFGLACFSAGLFWFGALLASGADWGWVLLPSALLGLANACMWGPLSVSATRNLSPRLAGAGSGVYNTTRQIGAVLGSAGIAALIESRITANFPAQSGGASGGASSAGAEQQIGGLPDLLLQPFATAMGQALVLPAVVLVIAIVAALFLAKPKQTVAWQQTGSVATQPDAEGAPAPEHGVHAAAAAPATAEDELAAIDHHGKHADA; encoded by the coding sequence ATGACCACCGTCACGCCTCCGCGGACGACCGACAAGAAGCCGTGGCCCGCCCTGTGGGCGCTCGTCGTCGGCTTCTTCATGATCCTCGTCGACTCGACCATCGTGTCCGTCGCGACGCCCACCATCGCCCAGAAGCTCGACGCCGACATCAACGCCGTCATCTGGGTGACGAGCGCGTACCTGCTCGCGTACGCCGTGCCGCTCCTCATCACCGGCCGGCTCGGCGACCGCTTCGGCCCGAAGGTGCTCTACCAGACCGGGCTCGTGGTCTTCACGCTCGCCAGCCTCTGGTGCGGCCTGTCCGGCTCGATCGAGATGCTCATCGTCGCCCGCGTCGTGCAGGGTCTCGGTGCGGCCATGATGACGCCGCAGACCATGTCCGTCATCACGCGCATGTTCCCGCCGCAGAACCGCGGTGCGGCGATGGGCCTCTGGGGTGCCACCGCCGGTGTCGCCTCGCTCGTCGGTCCGATCCTCGGCGGCCTGCTCGTCGACGGCTTCGGCTGGGAGTGGATCTTCATCGTGAACGTCCCCGTCGGCGTCGTCGCGTTCATCCTCGCGCAGCGCTTCGTGCCGAAGTTCGAGCGCCACGGACACCGCTTCGACTACCTCGGCATCGTGCTCTCCGCCGCCGGCCTGTTCCTGCTCGTCTTCGGCATCCAGGAGGGCGAGACCTACGACTGGGGCACCATCACGGGCCCCATCACCGTGTGGTCGCTCATCATCGCCGGCATCGTGGTGCTCGTCGCCTTCGTCGTCTGGCAGGGCGTGCAGAAGGGTGAGCCGCTGCTGCCGCTCGGTCTGTTCAAGGACCGCAACTTCACACTGGCGAACATCGCGATCACGGCCGTCGGTGTCGCGATCTCGTCGTTCGCGCTCCCGATCATGCTCTGGGCGCAGGACGTCGAGAAGTTCTCGCCGACCGGTGCCGCGCTGCTCCTCGTGCCGCAGGCCGTGATCTCCGCGGGCCTCGCGCCGTTCATCGGCAAGAAGCTCACCGTCTGGAACCCGCGCTGGGTCGCGTCGTTCGGGCTCGCCTGCTTCTCGGCCGGGCTGTTCTGGTTCGGCGCGCTGCTGGCCTCCGGTGCGGACTGGGGCTGGGTGCTCCTGCCGAGCGCGCTCCTCGGCCTCGCCAACGCCTGCATGTGGGGCCCGCTGTCCGTCTCGGCGACGCGGAACCTCTCGCCGCGCCTGGCCGGTGCCGGCTCCGGCGTCTACAACACCACCCGGCAGATCGGTGCGGTGCTCGGCTCGGCCGGCATCGCCGCGCTGATCGAGTCGCGCATCACCGCGAACTTCCCGGCGCAGTCGGGCGGTGCGTCGGGTGGCGCGTCGTCGGCCGGCGCCGAGCAGCAGATCGGCGGCCTGCCGGACCTCCTGCTGCAGCCGTTCGCGACCGCCATGGGACAGGCGCTCGTCCTGCCGGCCGTGGTGCTCGTCATCGCGATCGTCGCGGCGCTGTTCCTCGCGAAGCCGAAGCAGACCGTCGCCTGGCAGCAGACCGGCTCGGTCGCGACGCAGCCCGACGCCGAGGGGGCTCCCGCCCCCGAGCACGGCGTGCACGCTGCGGCTGCCGCTCCGGCCACCGCCGAGGACGAGCTGGCCGCGATCGACCACCACGGCAAGCACGCGGACGCCTAG
- a CDS encoding cytochrome c oxidase assembly protein, with translation MLIAVAAVTYGWWVVGAARRGTPWPWWRSLAFLAALVLFGILQFGIVGLYDRELRWAFVLRLALLFFAVPTFAALAAPVSLLRTGGPARLAQTATAMLRSRPARFVGNAIVSPLIALVLFCVLLTPFAATIRESPVWATAITVLVPMLGFGLLTPLSEPGILRSSTFVTVEFLLAFVELLADAIPGIVLRITNHVLDGSVVQAVGRPWFPSPLRDQHLAGDLLWFIAEVADVPVLISLFIRWQRTDRREARTIDALTDEEMDELTRAHLQRRG, from the coding sequence GTGCTCATCGCCGTCGCGGCCGTCACCTACGGCTGGTGGGTGGTCGGCGCGGCCCGACGAGGCACCCCGTGGCCGTGGTGGCGGAGCCTGGCGTTCCTCGCTGCGCTCGTCCTGTTCGGGATCCTCCAGTTCGGGATCGTCGGTCTCTACGACCGCGAGCTGCGGTGGGCGTTCGTGCTGCGGTTGGCCCTGCTGTTCTTCGCGGTCCCCACCTTCGCCGCGCTGGCCGCGCCCGTCTCGTTGCTCCGGACTGGAGGCCCGGCTCGCCTCGCGCAGACCGCCACCGCCATGCTCCGGTCGCGTCCGGCACGGTTCGTCGGCAACGCGATCGTCTCGCCACTCATCGCCCTCGTGCTCTTCTGCGTGCTGCTCACCCCGTTCGCTGCGACCATCCGCGAGTCCCCGGTCTGGGCGACGGCGATCACGGTCCTGGTGCCGATGCTCGGGTTCGGACTGCTCACGCCCCTGTCCGAACCGGGCATCCTCCGCTCGTCGACGTTCGTGACCGTCGAGTTCCTGCTCGCGTTCGTCGAGCTCCTGGCGGACGCGATCCCCGGCATCGTCCTGCGGATCACGAACCACGTGCTCGACGGGTCGGTCGTGCAGGCGGTCGGGCGGCCGTGGTTCCCCTCACCGCTCCGCGACCAGCACCTCGCCGGGGACCTGCTGTGGTTCATCGCCGAGGTCGCCGACGTCCCCGTGCTCATCTCCCTCTTCATCCGGTGGCAGCGCACCGATCGCCGAGAGGCCCGCACGATCGACGCCCTGACCGACGAGGAGATGGACGAGCTCACCCGGGCGCACCTGCAGCGCCGCGGGTAG
- a CDS encoding Fur family transcriptional regulator: MDVDADLLRDAGLRVTTPRLAVLRATETMPHATADDIVTALTAGLPTTSHQAVYGVLAALTGVGLVRRIEPAGSPARYERRTGDNHHHIVCTMCGAIEDVDCAVGHSPCLTPSETHGFAVTTAEVTYWGICAQCAAAERDGADEDAAADGASPASA; this comes from the coding sequence ATGGACGTCGATGCCGATCTTCTGCGTGATGCCGGCCTGCGCGTCACGACCCCTCGTCTCGCGGTGCTCCGTGCCACCGAGACGATGCCGCACGCAACCGCCGACGACATCGTGACCGCCCTCACCGCGGGACTGCCGACGACCAGCCACCAGGCGGTCTACGGCGTCCTCGCGGCACTGACCGGTGTCGGGCTCGTTCGACGCATCGAACCGGCCGGCAGCCCCGCGCGCTACGAACGGCGGACGGGCGACAACCACCACCACATCGTGTGCACCATGTGCGGTGCGATCGAGGACGTCGACTGCGCCGTCGGGCACTCGCCCTGCCTCACGCCGTCCGAGACCCACGGCTTCGCCGTCACCACTGCCGAGGTCACCTACTGGGGCATCTGCGCGCAGTGCGCCGCGGCGGAGCGTGACGGCGCGGACGAGGACGCTGCGGCCGACGGCGCCAGCCCCGCCAGCGCCTAG
- a CDS encoding catalase, producing the protein MSDQNTTTGQPAGTPTTTTNSGAPVSSDQHSMGVGADGPLALHDHYLVEKLAQFNRERVPERVVHAKGGGAFGTFTVTQDISRYTRAAFLQPGQQTEMLARFSSVAGEQGSPDTWRDPRGFALKFYTSEGNYDLVGNNTPVFFIRDGIKFPDFIRSQKRLPGSHLRDHDMQWDFWTLSPESAHQVTWLMGDRGLPASWRTMDGFGSHTYQWINAEGERFWVKYHFITEQGHKTLSQADADRIAGEDADFHIRDLREAIDRGDHPRWTLKVQVMPYEDAASYRFNPFDLTKVWPHADYPLIEVGTMELNRNPENYFAQIEQATFAPSNFVPGIAASPDKMLLARIFSYADAHRYRVGTNHAQLPVNAPKNEVHSYSKDGAMRFDFQKSEVPAYAPNSLGGAHADPSATDDAPGWESDGALQRTAATLHPEDDDFGQAGTLYREVLDDAARARLVGNIAGHVSKVTRDDLRERVFAYWTNVDADLGARVRAAVAPSAPGSNEDPEKVAVEA; encoded by the coding sequence GTGTCCGACCAGAACACGACGACCGGCCAGCCGGCTGGCACCCCCACCACCACGACCAACAGCGGCGCCCCCGTCTCGAGCGACCAGCACTCCATGGGCGTCGGCGCCGACGGGCCCCTCGCCCTGCACGACCACTACCTGGTCGAGAAGCTCGCCCAGTTCAACCGCGAGCGCGTCCCGGAGCGGGTCGTGCACGCCAAGGGTGGCGGCGCCTTCGGTACCTTCACCGTGACGCAGGACATCAGCCGCTACACCCGTGCCGCGTTCCTGCAGCCGGGCCAGCAGACCGAGATGCTCGCCCGCTTCTCGTCCGTCGCCGGCGAGCAGGGCTCCCCGGACACCTGGCGCGACCCCCGCGGCTTCGCGCTGAAGTTCTACACGAGCGAGGGCAACTACGACCTCGTCGGCAACAACACCCCCGTCTTCTTCATCCGCGACGGCATCAAGTTCCCCGACTTCATCCGGTCGCAGAAGCGTCTGCCGGGTTCGCACCTCCGCGACCACGACATGCAGTGGGACTTCTGGACCCTCTCGCCCGAGTCGGCGCACCAGGTCACGTGGCTCATGGGCGACCGCGGCCTGCCGGCGAGCTGGCGGACCATGGACGGCTTCGGGTCGCACACCTACCAGTGGATCAACGCCGAGGGTGAGCGCTTCTGGGTGAAGTACCACTTCATCACCGAGCAGGGCCACAAGACCCTGTCGCAGGCGGACGCCGACCGCATCGCCGGCGAGGACGCGGACTTCCACATCCGCGACCTGCGCGAAGCGATCGACCGTGGTGACCACCCGCGCTGGACCCTCAAGGTGCAGGTCATGCCCTACGAGGACGCCGCGTCGTACCGCTTCAACCCGTTCGACCTGACGAAGGTGTGGCCGCACGCGGACTACCCGCTCATCGAGGTCGGCACGATGGAGCTCAACCGCAACCCGGAGAACTACTTCGCGCAGATCGAGCAGGCCACCTTCGCGCCCTCGAACTTCGTCCCCGGCATCGCGGCGAGCCCCGACAAGATGCTCCTCGCGCGCATCTTCAGCTACGCGGACGCACACCGCTACCGCGTCGGCACGAACCACGCGCAGCTCCCGGTGAACGCCCCGAAGAACGAGGTCCACTCGTACTCGAAGGACGGCGCCATGCGCTTCGACTTCCAGAAGTCCGAGGTCCCCGCGTACGCGCCGAACTCGCTCGGTGGCGCCCACGCCGACCCGAGCGCGACCGACGACGCCCCGGGCTGGGAGTCGGACGGCGCCCTCCAGCGCACCGCTGCGACCCTCCACCCCGAGGACGACGACTTCGGGCAGGCCGGCACGCTCTACCGCGAGGTCCTCGACGACGCCGCCCGTGCGCGCCTCGTCGGCAACATCGCCGGGCACGTCTCGAAGGTGACCCGCGACGACCTGCGCGAGCGCGTGTTCGCCTACTGGACGAACGTCGACGCCGACCTGGGGGCGCGCGTGCGCGCCGCGGTCGCGCCGAGCGCGCCGGGATCGAACGAGGACCCGGAGAAGGTCGCGGTCGAGGCGTAA
- a CDS encoding GNAT family N-acetyltransferase, translating to MTEDIRWEVVEESTLSLPDHEAIAALLGQAFPDWSHWYVGGRSWSGMQPERRVLAHDADGVVLAHVGIRRMFVTVGGRDVLVGDTGLVAVSPRLQGTGVGRELMTRTHAVLDGLQVPYGFLGAGENRIPFYAHLGWHELEDAVGTFSAFTAEGAGISNTEQGGWMVRPVAEQLEDWPTGPIWLNGQQV from the coding sequence GTGACTGAAGACATCCGGTGGGAAGTCGTCGAGGAGAGCACGCTGTCGCTCCCCGACCACGAAGCGATCGCAGCGCTCCTGGGGCAGGCGTTCCCCGACTGGTCGCACTGGTACGTGGGCGGCCGCAGCTGGTCCGGCATGCAGCCGGAGCGCCGGGTGCTCGCACACGACGCCGACGGGGTCGTCCTCGCCCACGTCGGCATCCGCCGCATGTTCGTCACGGTCGGGGGCCGCGACGTGCTCGTCGGCGACACGGGCCTCGTCGCGGTGTCGCCCCGACTCCAGGGCACGGGCGTCGGCCGCGAGCTGATGACCCGCACCCACGCCGTCCTCGACGGGCTGCAGGTGCCGTACGGGTTCCTCGGCGCGGGCGAGAACCGGATCCCGTTCTACGCACACCTCGGCTGGCACGAGCTGGAGGACGCCGTCGGCACCTTCTCGGCCTTCACCGCCGAGGGCGCGGGCATCAGCAACACAGAACAGGGCGGCTGGATGGTGCGCCCGGTCGCGGAACAGCTCGAGGACTGGCCGACAGGCCCCATCTGGCTGAACGGCCAACAGGTCTAG
- a CDS encoding ATP-binding cassette domain-containing protein, whose amino-acid sequence MTLDAIGHVWPNGTALFSGVDRVFASGTVTAVVGPSGSGKSTLLAILAGMLRPTHGAVVRPEGCRPLWVFQNPHGVARRRVLDHVALPFLAAGADRRTADARALEVLDRFGLGPRAHARFAELSGGEAQRLMLARGIASGPDLMLVDEPTAQLDRTTAAEVNHAIGALAASGTAVVVATHDDETRDACDGVLDLGRYR is encoded by the coding sequence GTGACCCTCGATGCCATCGGACACGTGTGGCCGAACGGCACCGCGCTCTTCAGTGGTGTCGACCGGGTCTTCGCATCGGGCACGGTGACCGCCGTCGTCGGCCCGAGCGGTTCGGGCAAGTCCACCCTGCTGGCGATCCTGGCGGGGATGCTCCGTCCGACCCACGGCGCGGTCGTCCGGCCGGAAGGCTGCCGCCCCCTGTGGGTGTTCCAGAACCCGCACGGCGTCGCCCGGCGGCGCGTCCTCGACCACGTCGCGCTGCCGTTCCTCGCGGCAGGCGCCGACCGCAGGACGGCCGACGCGCGCGCTCTGGAGGTCCTCGACCGGTTCGGGCTCGGCCCCCGGGCGCACGCGCGGTTCGCGGAACTCTCCGGCGGTGAGGCGCAACGGCTGATGCTCGCGCGGGGCATCGCCAGTGGCCCGGACCTCATGCTCGTCGACGAGCCGACGGCACAGCTCGACCGAACGACCGCGGCCGAGGTCAACCACGCGATCGGCGCGCTCGCCGCGTCGGGGACCGCGGTCGTCGTCGCGACGCACGACGACGAGACACGGGACGCCTGCGACGGCGTGCTCGACCTGGGGCGGTACCGGTGA
- a CDS encoding VOC family protein, which yields MHTQDLLAADTGMGAVTLRVANLDRMIGYYREGIGLSLFSNDGGVAVLGRPSPSGVAVPIVILEHAPAMQHAGAHEAGLFHTAILFDTKADLAAALYSVATKYPQTFTGSADHLVSFAFYCTDPEGNGVELYWDRDRTEWSWTHGMVDMDTKYVDPNAFLQEHLTPSALDGVATAPGRVGHVHLSVGDVASAREFYVDKLGFETTAGWGEALFVSAGGYHHHMAMNTWNSRGAGRRQLALGLGLVRIEVPGEDDLGALASRMRDTGVQTADDGRTVAFEDPWANRLEVTAPGRG from the coding sequence ATGCACACGCAGGACCTCCTCGCCGCCGACACCGGGATGGGCGCCGTCACCCTCCGGGTCGCGAACCTCGACCGGATGATCGGCTACTACCGCGAGGGCATCGGCCTGTCGCTGTTCTCGAACGACGGCGGCGTCGCCGTGCTCGGACGACCGTCACCGTCGGGCGTCGCCGTGCCGATCGTGATCCTCGAGCACGCCCCTGCGATGCAGCACGCCGGCGCGCACGAGGCCGGGCTGTTCCACACGGCGATCCTGTTCGACACGAAGGCCGACCTCGCCGCCGCGCTGTACTCGGTCGCGACGAAGTACCCGCAGACCTTCACGGGCAGCGCCGACCACCTGGTCAGCTTCGCGTTCTACTGCACCGACCCCGAGGGCAACGGCGTCGAGCTCTACTGGGACCGCGACCGCACCGAGTGGTCGTGGACGCACGGCATGGTCGACATGGACACGAAGTACGTCGACCCGAACGCCTTCCTGCAGGAGCACCTCACGCCGTCGGCCCTGGACGGCGTCGCCACCGCTCCCGGCCGGGTCGGACACGTCCACCTGTCCGTCGGCGACGTCGCATCGGCCCGCGAGTTCTACGTCGACAAGCTCGGCTTCGAGACCACCGCCGGGTGGGGCGAGGCACTCTTCGTCAGCGCCGGCGGGTACCACCACCACATGGCCATGAACACGTGGAACTCCCGCGGTGCCGGACGCCGCCAGCTCGCGCTCGGACTCGGGCTCGTGCGGATCGAGGTGCCGGGCGAGGACGACCTCGGCGCGCTGGCCTCTCGCATGCGGGACACCGGCGTGCAGACCGCCGACGACGGCCGCACGGTCGCGTTCGAGGACCCGTGGGCGAACCGGCTCGAGGTCACCGCACCCGGTCGCGGCTGA
- a CDS encoding SDR family oxidoreductase has protein sequence MSHRPLALVTGVGRRAGIGAALALRLATDGWDLAISWWGPYDARVHGAADPEGIDSVVAGCEHAGARVTRLPVDLADPEQAAALVGRAETEAGAPVTAVVMSHCESVDSDFATTTIESFDRHMAVNVRAPFLIVQAYAARLRAGAAAPEDRRRIVALTSDHIAFNLPYGTSKGALDRLIVGAAQELADVHVSANLVNPGPNDTGWMTEEIRQSAIAQTPGGRTSMPSDTAALVGFLCGPDGGWVNGQLLKSDGGFSAK, from the coding sequence ATGTCCCACAGACCCCTCGCCCTGGTGACCGGTGTCGGTCGACGAGCCGGGATCGGCGCAGCGCTCGCGCTGCGGTTGGCGACCGACGGCTGGGACCTGGCCATCTCGTGGTGGGGCCCGTACGACGCCCGCGTCCACGGTGCCGCCGATCCGGAAGGGATCGACAGCGTCGTCGCCGGGTGCGAGCACGCGGGTGCACGCGTGACGCGCCTCCCGGTCGACCTGGCCGATCCGGAGCAGGCGGCCGCACTCGTCGGCCGAGCCGAGACCGAGGCGGGCGCGCCCGTGACCGCGGTCGTGATGTCGCACTGCGAGTCGGTGGACTCGGACTTCGCCACCACCACCATCGAGTCGTTCGACCGGCACATGGCGGTCAACGTCCGCGCACCGTTCCTCATCGTGCAGGCGTACGCGGCGCGACTGCGCGCCGGGGCCGCCGCACCCGAGGACCGGCGCCGCATCGTCGCGCTCACGAGCGACCACATCGCCTTCAACCTGCCGTACGGCACGAGCAAGGGCGCGCTCGACCGGCTGATCGTCGGGGCGGCCCAGGAGCTCGCGGACGTGCACGTCAGCGCCAACCTCGTCAACCCGGGGCCGAACGACACCGGGTGGATGACGGAGGAGATCCGGCAGTCGGCGATCGCGCAGACCCCGGGCGGGCGGACCTCGATGCCGAGCGACACGGCGGCGCTCGTGGGGTTCCTCTGCGGGCCGGACGGGGGCTGGGTGAACGGGCAGCTGCTCAAGTCCGACGGCGGGTTCAGCGCGAAGTGA
- the lepB gene encoding signal peptidase I, whose protein sequence is MSAAQEQTRRPGWKFLRDVVIIVVAALLASFLVKAYLVRSFYIPSASMENTLLIGDRVLVNELVPGVVPVQRGDVVVFQDPGGWLTAAQGDDLIKRVIGMPGDTVSCCDSQGRLSVNGHPVDESYVVLEPGSDRVSRQDFTVTVPKGRLWVMGDNRSDSADSRVHGTVPVSDVVGRAFLTTWPVSRWTVLSRHADVWDGVPDASSTGGTP, encoded by the coding sequence TTGAGCGCGGCGCAGGAGCAGACGAGGCGGCCCGGGTGGAAGTTCCTCCGCGACGTGGTGATCATCGTGGTCGCGGCGTTGCTGGCGTCGTTCCTGGTCAAGGCGTACCTCGTCCGCTCCTTCTACATTCCCTCCGCGTCGATGGAGAACACGCTGCTCATCGGCGACCGCGTGCTCGTGAACGAACTCGTGCCCGGTGTCGTGCCGGTGCAGCGCGGTGACGTGGTCGTCTTCCAGGACCCGGGCGGTTGGCTCACGGCGGCGCAGGGCGACGACCTCATCAAGCGGGTGATCGGGATGCCCGGCGACACGGTGTCGTGCTGCGATTCCCAGGGGCGGCTGTCGGTGAACGGGCACCCGGTCGACGAGTCGTACGTGGTCCTCGAACCGGGGTCCGACCGGGTCTCGCGGCAGGACTTCACGGTCACGGTGCCGAAGGGTCGGCTCTGGGTGATGGGCGACAACCGCTCCGACTCCGCGGACTCGCGGGTGCACGGCACGGTGCCGGTGTCGGACGTCGTCGGGCGGGCGTTCCTGACGACCTGGCCCGTGTCGCGGTGGACGGTGCTGTCGCGGCACGCCGACGTGTGGGACGGTGTCCCCGACGCGTCGTCGACCGGAGGGACCCCGTGA
- a CDS encoding helix-turn-helix transcriptional regulator yields the protein MTPAGPAFEYVTGGDDDVALHRIRTPGPQSGTIGPRPDHVVFVLADGHATLTADDGSEWSVAAGRPMMLSASVAYAFDTDATAMTLLHVAPSVLGDADEPSEFVQPDHDDPGVEPLLALLGEVADRILDPSLDAGERAALNRRVTTVVLSTFTRSRSDVEHRLRRAIRFVHDHAGESIEVADIAAGADLSERGLQDLFRRRLAVTPMRYLREVRLDRVHLELVSPRGGVRTVRDVAHRWQFTHLGRFAEHYRRRFGERPHESMRRTDPTHD from the coding sequence GTGACACCAGCAGGCCCGGCCTTCGAGTACGTGACGGGCGGCGACGACGACGTCGCGCTGCACCGGATCCGCACTCCGGGACCGCAGTCCGGCACCATCGGGCCGCGTCCGGACCACGTCGTGTTCGTCCTCGCCGACGGTCACGCCACCCTCACCGCCGACGACGGCAGCGAGTGGTCCGTGGCAGCCGGACGGCCGATGATGCTCTCCGCGTCGGTGGCGTACGCGTTCGACACCGACGCGACTGCGATGACCCTGCTGCACGTCGCCCCGTCGGTACTCGGGGACGCCGACGAGCCGTCCGAGTTCGTCCAGCCCGACCACGACGACCCCGGGGTGGAGCCGCTCCTCGCACTCCTCGGTGAGGTCGCCGACCGGATCCTCGACCCGTCACTCGACGCCGGCGAGCGTGCAGCCCTGAACCGACGTGTCACGACGGTGGTCCTGTCGACGTTCACCCGGTCGCGGTCCGACGTCGAGCACCGGCTCCGTCGGGCGATCCGCTTCGTGCACGACCACGCGGGGGAGTCGATCGAGGTCGCGGACATCGCGGCGGGGGCCGACCTCAGCGAGCGTGGACTGCAGGACCTCTTCCGGCGGCGACTCGCGGTCACGCCGATGCGCTACCTCCGCGAGGTCCGGCTCGACCGGGTGCACCTCGAGCTGGTGTCGCCGCGGGGTGGCGTCCGGACCGTCCGGGACGTCGCGCACCGCTGGCAGTTCACGCACCTGGGGCGGTTCGCCGAGCACTACCGGCGGCGCTTCGGGGAGCGTCCGCACGAGTCGATGCGGCGGACCGACCCGACGCACGACTGA